In a genomic window of Muntiacus reevesi chromosome 1, mMunRee1.1, whole genome shotgun sequence:
- the LRRTM2 gene encoding leucine-rich repeat transmembrane neuronal protein 2 produces MGLHFKWPLGAPMLAAIYAMSMVLKMLPALGMACPPKCRCEKLLFYCDSQGFHSVPNTTDKGSLGLSLRHNHITELERDQFASFSQLTWLHLDHNQISTVKEDAFQGLYKLKELILSSNKIFYLPNTTFTQLINLQNLDLSFNQLSSLHPELFYGLRKLQTLHLRSNSLRTIPVRLFWDCRSLEFLDLSTNRLRSLARNGFAGLIKLRELHLEHNQLTKINFAHFLRLSSLHTLFLQWNKISNLTCGMEWTWGTLEKLDLTGNEIKAIDLTVFETMPNLKILLMDNNKLNSLDSKILNSLRSLTTVGLSGNLWECSPRICALASWLGSFQGRWEHSILCHSPDHTQGEDILDAVHGFQLCWNLSTTVTAMATTYKDPTTEYTKRISSSSYHVGDKEIPTTAGIAVTTEEHFPEPDNAIFTQRVITGTMALLFSFFFIIFIVFISRKCCPPTLRRIRQCSMIQNHRQLRSQTRLHMSNMSDQGPYNEYEPTHEGPFIIINGYGQCKCQQLPYKECEV; encoded by the exons ATGG GCTTACATTTCAAGTGGCCATTAGGGGCCCCTATGCTAGCAGCAATATATGCAATGAGTATGGTTTTAAAAATGCTGCCTGCGCTGGGTATGGCGTGTCCACCCAAATGCCGCTGTGAGAAGCTGCTCTTCTACTGCGACTCTCAGGGCTTCCACTCAGTGCCAAACACCACGGACAAGGGCTCTCTGGGCCTGTCCCTGAGGCACAATCACATCACAGAGCTCGAAAGGGATCAATTTGCCAGCTTCAGTCAACTCACCTGGCTCCACTTAGACCACAATCAAATATCAACAGTAAAAGAAGATGCTTTTCAAGGACTATATAAACTTAAGGAATTAATCTTGAGttccaacaaaatattttatttgccaaACACAACTTTTACCCAACTGATTAACCTGCAAAATTTGGACCTGTCTTTTAATCAGCTGTCATCTCTGCACCCAGAGCTCTTCTATGGCCTCCGGAAGCTGCAGACCTTGCATTTACGGTCCAACTCCCTGCGGACTATCCCAGTACGCCTGTTCTGGGACTGTCGTAGTCTGGAGTTTCTGGATTTGAGCACAAACCGTTTGCGAAGTTTGGCTCGCAATGGATTTGCGGGATTAATCAAACTGAGAGAGCTTCATCTAGAGCACAACCAGCTGACGAAGATTAATTTTGCTCATTTCCTACGGCTAAGCAGTCTGCACACGCTCTTCTTACAGTGGAACAAAATTAGCAACTTGACATGTGGGATGGAGTGGACCTGGGGCACTTTAGAAAAACTAGACTTGactggaaatgaaataaaagccaTCGATCTGACAGTATTTGAAACGATGCCTAATCTTAAAATACTCCTCATGGATAACAACAAGTTAAACAGCCTTGATTCCAAGATCTTAAACTCCCTGAGGTCCCTCACAACCGTTGGCCTCTCTGGCAATCTGTGGGAATGCAGCCCTCGAATATGTGCTTTGGCCTCCTGGCTGGGCAGTTTCCAAGGTCGGTGGGAGCATTCCATCCTATGCCACAGCCCCGACCACACCCAGGGAGAGGATATACTAgatgcagtccatggatttcagCTCTGCTGGAATTTATCAACCACCGTCACTGCCATGGCTACAACTTATAAAGATCCAACCACTGAATACACAAAAAGAATAAGCTCATCAAGTTACCATGTGGGAGACAAAGAAATCCCAACTACTGCAGGCATAGCAGTTACTACTGAGGAACACTTCCCGGAACCAGACAATGCCATCTTCACTCAGCGGGTAATTACAGGAACAATggctttattgttttctttcttttttattatttttatagtgtTCATCTCCAGGAAGTGCTGCCCTCCCACTTTAAGAAGAATTAGGCAGTGCTCAATGATTCAGAACCACAGGCAGCTCCGATCCCAAACACGACTCCATATGTCAAACATGTCAGACCAAGGACCATATAATGAATATGAACCTACCCATGAAGGACCCTTCATCATCATTAATGGATATGGACAGTGCAAGTGTCAGCAGCTGCCATACAAAGAATGTGAAGTATAA